From one Chloroflexota bacterium genomic stretch:
- a CDS encoding helix-turn-helix domain-containing protein, with amino-acid sequence MSSSLSIRNHARSHGPNDKGAKHNKPRNKKSQIKNEENPVMRADEVRQILGIGKNTIYTWANEGKIPCKRVGRIIIFSRKRFNEWLENMDNLQGA; translated from the coding sequence ATGTCCAGCAGCCTTTCCATTCGTAATCATGCTCGTTCCCACGGCCCGAATGACAAGGGGGCAAAGCATAACAAACCTCGTAACAAGAAGAGTCAAATAAAAAACGAGGAAAACCCGGTAATGCGGGCCGATGAGGTTCGGCAAATTTTGGGCATTGGAAAGAACACTATTTACACTTGGGCCAATGAGGGTAAAATTCCATGCAAAAGAGTCGGGCGGATTATTATATTTTCGCGCAAGCGTTTCAATGAGTGGCTTGAGAATATGGACAATTTACAGGGGGCATAA